A single Micromonospora luteifusca DNA region contains:
- a CDS encoding GNAT family N-acetyltransferase gives MPDLDATSLETPRLLLRRWHSDDLDGFAAVNAQPEVMRYIHDGRTLDRAGTAERVATYQRHWDEQGFGLYAVQIKETGELAGFTGLAVPTFLPEIMPAVEIGWRLGRAYWGRGLATEAAQAVVAHTRAELALRRLVSIHVVGNEASARVMVKLGMSLERETVQPDTGRRVRVYAMDL, from the coding sequence GTGCCTGACCTTGATGCCACGTCCCTGGAGACTCCGCGGTTGTTGTTGCGCCGCTGGCACAGCGATGATCTGGACGGGTTCGCCGCAGTCAACGCGCAGCCCGAGGTGATGCGTTACATCCACGACGGCCGCACCCTGGACCGGGCCGGGACCGCGGAGCGTGTAGCCACCTACCAGCGGCACTGGGACGAACAGGGCTTCGGCCTGTACGCGGTGCAGATCAAGGAGACCGGCGAGCTGGCCGGTTTCACCGGACTGGCGGTGCCGACCTTCCTGCCGGAGATCATGCCGGCGGTGGAGATCGGCTGGCGGCTCGGCCGCGCGTACTGGGGCCGGGGCCTGGCCACCGAGGCTGCCCAGGCCGTTGTCGCCCACACTCGTGCCGAGCTCGCTCTGCGGCGGCTGGTCAGCATCCACGTCGTCGGCAACGAGGCGTCCGCGCGGGTGATGGTCAAGCTGGGCATGTCGCTGGAGCGCGAAACCGTGCAGCCGGACACCGGCCGCCGGGTCCGGGTCTACGCGATGGACCTGTAG
- a CDS encoding MFS transporter, which translates to MIELSRGRRTAALVALALGGVAIGLTEFVAMGLLPDIARDLLSQEYAQSSSGAVARAGWMITAYALGVVVGAPLIAALSARLPRKKLVLGLLVFFAAGTVASAIAPTFDLVLVARFAAALPHGAYFGAAGLLAATLMGPGNEARGFAIVLSGLTVSNVVGVPLITRLGQTAGWRAAYLVIAGVFVLTLLAVLAVVPEVAAAVDGSPAAELRALRTPQVWLVAVTGAVGFAGFFAVNTYIAPVTTDVAGLSAATVPWALVAVGLGMTVGNALGGWFADRDLRRSMVIGFVAMIVSIAVFSLVASTPVGLFVGAFLVGATSLYLGPVLQACLITAAPGAQLMGAAVNQSATNIANSLGAALGSVAITAGLGYLAPARVGVVLAVLGLALGVVSFAAGRRVHERVPATAAR; encoded by the coding sequence GTGATCGAGTTGAGCAGAGGTCGACGGACGGCGGCGTTGGTCGCACTGGCACTGGGTGGCGTCGCGATCGGCCTGACCGAGTTCGTGGCGATGGGCCTGCTGCCCGACATCGCGCGCGATCTGCTCTCCCAGGAGTACGCCCAGTCGTCGTCGGGCGCGGTCGCCCGCGCGGGCTGGATGATCACCGCGTACGCGCTCGGCGTGGTCGTGGGCGCGCCCCTGATCGCCGCGCTGAGCGCGCGTCTGCCCCGTAAGAAGCTCGTCCTCGGGCTGCTCGTGTTCTTCGCCGCTGGCACGGTCGCGTCCGCGATCGCCCCCACCTTCGACCTGGTGCTGGTGGCCCGGTTCGCGGCGGCGCTGCCGCACGGCGCGTACTTCGGAGCGGCCGGACTGCTCGCGGCGACGCTGATGGGCCCCGGTAACGAGGCCCGTGGTTTCGCCATCGTGCTCAGCGGCCTGACCGTGAGCAACGTGGTCGGCGTACCCCTCATCACGCGGCTCGGGCAGACGGCCGGCTGGCGTGCCGCCTATCTGGTCATCGCCGGTGTCTTCGTGCTCACCCTGCTGGCGGTGCTGGCGGTCGTCCCGGAGGTGGCCGCCGCGGTCGACGGCTCGCCGGCCGCCGAGTTGCGGGCGCTGCGAACACCGCAGGTCTGGCTGGTCGCCGTGACAGGCGCTGTCGGTTTCGCCGGGTTCTTCGCGGTGAACACCTACATCGCACCGGTCACCACCGACGTCGCCGGTCTCTCGGCCGCGACGGTGCCGTGGGCGCTTGTCGCGGTGGGTCTCGGCATGACCGTCGGCAATGCCCTGGGCGGCTGGTTCGCGGACCGCGACCTGCGGCGGAGCATGGTCATCGGGTTCGTCGCGATGATCGTGAGCATCGCCGTGTTCAGCCTCGTCGCGTCGACCCCTGTCGGCCTGTTCGTGGGCGCGTTCCTGGTCGGCGCGACCAGCCTCTACCTCGGCCCGGTCCTGCAGGCGTGCCTGATCACCGCTGCCCCGGGAGCGCAGCTGATGGGCGCGGCGGTCAACCAGTCGGCCACGAACATCGCGAACAGCCTGGGCGCAGCCCTGGGCAGTGTCGCCATCACCGCGGGGCTCGGATACCTCGCACCGGCCCGGGTGGGCGTTGTCCTGGCGGTCCTCGGGCTGGCCCTGGGAGTGGTCAGCTTCGCCGCCGGGCGACGCGTGCATGAGCGGGTTCCGGCCACCGCCGCGAGGTGA
- a CDS encoding heme-degrading domain-containing protein, whose protein sequence is MSVDREPWPTLDELLREEAELELAGLSETDAYQLGMLAVAAASEQRLPVSVGVWRAGRQLFHCGLPGSTADNDGWLRRKGRVVMRFEHSSLYMARLCQDKQVTLAERFSLPASRYAAAGGAVPLRVRGTGVVGWVGVSGLPQLDDHRFVVDILRKLPR, encoded by the coding sequence ATGTCAGTTGACCGTGAACCGTGGCCGACGCTTGACGAGTTGCTGCGCGAGGAGGCCGAGCTGGAGCTCGCCGGCCTGTCCGAGACGGACGCGTACCAGCTGGGAATGCTCGCCGTCGCCGCCGCGAGTGAACAGCGGCTGCCGGTCTCGGTCGGCGTGTGGCGGGCCGGGCGTCAGCTGTTCCACTGTGGCCTGCCGGGGTCGACGGCGGACAACGACGGGTGGCTGCGTCGCAAGGGGCGGGTGGTGATGCGCTTCGAGCACTCGTCGCTGTACATGGCCCGGTTGTGCCAGGACAAGCAGGTGACGCTGGCAGAGCGATTCAGTCTGCCAGCCTCCCGGTACGCGGCGGCCGGGGGCGCGGTGCCCCTGCGCGTACGGGGCACCGGCGTGGTGGGCTGGGTGGGCGTCTCCGGTCTTCCGCAGCTCGATGACCACCGCTTCGTCGTCGACATCCTGCGCAAGCTGCCCCGCTAG
- a CDS encoding MFS transporter, giving the protein MVSGARHGQIIQVVEQHCSTSHPPWGIFKAEHTCTTYVRPDTVIAAVPLQSPGTERPMPHPSPALHSPPRPEASAHPRRWAALALISVAQFMLILDVTVVNVALPEIGADLRLDRTALTWAITSYTLFFGGLMLLGGRLADLFGARRMMLIGLAVFTVASLGTGFAQNETLLIGGRIAQGIAAALLSPAALSTVTATFHGRERNKALGVWAGLGGIGFAAGVLAGGVLTAGPGWRWAFFVNVPVGAAVLAFLPATVPATLRAHRGKQRIDILGALAVTAATGSLIYGLVTAGDAGWGSAATLVPLAAAALLYAVFVVIERTVRNPLMHVGMLARRPVVAGAFLMLIGSGLLISVFFLGSLYLQHLRHLSALETGLLFLPAALATGVGAHLAGRLIASIGTRPVAAIGLALVAVGTGLLTQLSADGTVYTGLLPGIVIAAAGVGPVFVTAATSALAHVNHGEEGLASGVLNTFHELGGAIGVATASTLAAAGLTSAPSIDGFTDAYTATAIAATVAAILVPALVPPGKPELSGLPHAH; this is encoded by the coding sequence GTGGTCTCTGGTGCGCGCCATGGCCAGATCATACAAGTAGTCGAACAGCACTGTTCAACTTCCCACCCCCCATGGGGTATCTTCAAAGCCGAACACACCTGTACGACTTATGTCCGGCCGGACACCGTGATCGCCGCGGTGCCCCTCCAATCACCAGGAACGGAACGCCCGATGCCTCATCCCTCACCTGCGCTGCATAGCCCACCGAGGCCTGAGGCCTCGGCACATCCGCGCCGCTGGGCAGCGCTCGCGCTGATCAGCGTGGCCCAGTTCATGTTGATCCTCGACGTGACCGTGGTGAACGTCGCCCTCCCCGAGATCGGCGCCGACCTGCGACTGGACCGCACCGCGCTCACCTGGGCCATCACCAGCTACACACTGTTCTTCGGCGGGCTGATGCTGCTCGGCGGACGGCTCGCCGATCTCTTCGGAGCCCGCCGGATGATGCTCATCGGGCTGGCGGTCTTCACCGTCGCCTCGCTGGGCACCGGATTTGCCCAGAACGAGACGCTGCTGATCGGCGGACGCATCGCACAGGGCATCGCGGCGGCTCTGCTGTCCCCCGCGGCGCTGTCGACCGTCACCGCCACCTTCCATGGCCGCGAGCGCAACAAGGCGCTCGGCGTGTGGGCGGGGCTCGGCGGCATCGGTTTCGCCGCCGGGGTACTGGCAGGCGGCGTCCTCACCGCCGGTCCCGGCTGGCGATGGGCCTTCTTCGTCAACGTGCCGGTCGGCGCCGCCGTGCTGGCGTTCCTCCCGGCGACCGTCCCCGCCACCCTGCGAGCGCACCGCGGCAAGCAGCGCATCGATATTCTCGGAGCGTTGGCCGTCACCGCCGCCACCGGCTCGCTCATCTACGGGCTGGTCACGGCCGGCGACGCCGGCTGGGGCAGCGCCGCAACCCTGGTGCCGCTGGCTGCCGCAGCCCTGCTGTACGCGGTGTTCGTCGTCATCGAACGGACAGTACGTAACCCGCTGATGCACGTGGGGATGCTGGCCCGCCGACCCGTGGTCGCGGGCGCCTTCCTGATGCTCATCGGATCGGGGCTGCTGATCTCCGTGTTCTTCCTCGGCTCGCTGTACCTGCAGCACCTTCGCCACCTCAGCGCGCTGGAGACCGGACTGCTGTTCCTGCCCGCCGCACTGGCCACCGGGGTTGGGGCGCACCTGGCCGGCCGCCTGATTGCCAGCATCGGCACACGGCCGGTCGCCGCCATCGGCCTCGCGCTGGTCGCCGTGGGCACGGGACTGCTCACGCAACTCTCTGCCGACGGCACGGTCTACACCGGGCTGCTGCCCGGGATAGTCATCGCCGCGGCCGGAGTCGGCCCGGTATTCGTCACCGCCGCCACGTCCGCGTTGGCACACGTCAACCACGGAGAGGAGGGTCTCGCCTCGGGCGTGCTCAACACCTTCCACGAACTGGGCGGCGCCATCGGCGTCGCGACGGCCTCCACCCTCGCCGCAGCCGGGCTCACCAGTGCGCCCTCCATCGACGGATTCACCGACGCCTACACCGCGACGGCCATCGCCGCCACTGTGGCAGCCATCCTCGTTCCGGCCCTGGTCCCGCCCGGCAAGCCGGAGTTGAGCGGGCTGCCGCACGCCCACTGA
- a CDS encoding alpha/beta hydrolase has protein sequence MHTSRRRLLSVLAGVALAVSLSVAPVPRAAEAATAPTYRPVIFVHGSAGSASQFESQAKRLASNGYPIDIIEAHEYDSPNIAAILPQVYAGLDARISRLLATAGTDKVDLLAHSLGTFVMQGYLTSSPARAARVAHYVNLDGRTATSPPGGVPTLAIWGEGDPARAIVGATNVYLPDQSHTQTVSSPESFSEIFGFLQGRAPQTTRIVPQLFGTARVSGRAVLFPSNVGVTDATLEVYPVNPLTGGRLSHRPAHRVPLSGDGAFGPFAVLATARYEFAIVRAGAATHHFYFQPFLRSDSFLRLATSTPGEGLSALVDTSDRHTALTIQRQKEWWGDQGDAGDNLWINGRDVLNAANAPRVKRTIGIFAFDDGSDGVTDLTAPLPEFFSQTFITGIDVFIPATPAHLGLVRLTVGQRGGGYDVITVPNWRSSAHRVTVNVDDF, from the coding sequence ATGCACACGTCTCGCCGCAGATTGCTCTCCGTGCTGGCCGGGGTCGCGCTCGCCGTCAGCCTGTCCGTCGCCCCCGTCCCCCGCGCCGCCGAAGCCGCCACCGCACCGACGTACCGTCCAGTGATCTTCGTGCACGGCAGTGCCGGATCGGCGTCGCAGTTCGAGTCCCAGGCCAAACGCCTGGCCAGCAACGGCTACCCGATCGACATCATCGAAGCGCACGAGTACGACTCACCGAACATCGCGGCGATCCTGCCCCAGGTGTACGCGGGCCTCGACGCGCGGATCTCCCGCCTGCTGGCGACGGCCGGCACGGACAAGGTCGACCTGCTCGCACACTCCCTGGGCACCTTCGTCATGCAGGGCTATCTCACCAGCTCACCGGCGCGCGCCGCCCGGGTCGCGCACTACGTGAATCTGGACGGGCGCACCGCCACCTCCCCGCCGGGCGGTGTGCCCACCCTCGCGATCTGGGGTGAGGGCGACCCGGCCCGCGCCATCGTCGGCGCGACCAACGTGTACCTCCCCGACCAGTCCCACACCCAGACCGTGTCGTCACCGGAGTCGTTCAGCGAGATCTTCGGTTTCCTTCAGGGTCGCGCGCCCCAGACGACGCGGATCGTGCCGCAACTCTTCGGTACGGCGCGGGTCTCCGGCCGCGCGGTGCTCTTCCCGAGCAACGTCGGCGTCACCGACGCGACTCTTGAGGTCTACCCGGTGAACCCCCTGACCGGCGGTCGGTTGTCGCACCGGCCGGCGCATCGGGTGCCCCTGAGTGGCGATGGCGCGTTCGGCCCCTTCGCGGTGCTCGCCACGGCCCGCTACGAGTTCGCGATCGTGCGCGCCGGCGCCGCGACGCACCACTTCTACTTCCAGCCGTTCCTGCGCTCGGATTCGTTCCTACGGCTGGCGACGAGCACGCCGGGCGAGGGTCTGAGCGCACTGGTCGACACCAGCGACCGGCACACGGCGCTGACGATCCAACGCCAGAAGGAATGGTGGGGCGACCAGGGCGATGCCGGCGACAACTTGTGGATCAACGGCAGGGATGTCCTGAACGCGGCCAACGCCCCACGCGTCAAGCGGACGATCGGCATCTTCGCCTTCGACGACGGCAGCGACGGCGTGACCGATCTGACCGCACCGCTGCCGGAGTTCTTCAGCCAGACCTTCATCACCGGAATAGACGTGTTCATCCCGGCGACCCCGGCGCATCTGGGCCTCGTGCGGCTCACCGTGGGTCAACGCGGCGGCGGGTACGACGTGATCACCGTGCCCAACTGGAGATCGAGCGCCCATCGGGTGACGGTCAACGTCGACGACTTCTGA
- a CDS encoding ROK family transcriptional regulator — MTRVTADVNFLRGYNEALVMAVGRTVGTFERSTVVEATGLTPQAVSKVIARLTVDGLIRPTGVRRAGVGKPAVVYELVPHSRYAIGAHVARRTLRLVLVDLAGTVQYSAVSPLPSDFTPQQLLDALASGIKAMTGVNDLGGRLTGVGIGMIGPLDHAHGLVRGAHGLRHWHDVPLREIAEKHLGLPVHLDKDVTAGITAEAWRHGATFGDAALIMIESGIGGGFWLGGTAHRGAHTNAGEFGHTVVDLDGPRCVCGRHGCLEIVHNHATAAGDVARAARVVAVGVVNLLQTLDLAHVVLAGADLLRHPDAYLAAVADAVQADARRTDWLTTKVTLSSLGADVIAAGAAMQVLDQHYGIPELAPI, encoded by the coding sequence ATGACTCGCGTCACTGCGGACGTCAACTTCCTACGCGGCTACAACGAGGCACTGGTCATGGCGGTGGGGCGTACCGTCGGAACGTTCGAGCGGTCGACCGTGGTCGAGGCCACCGGCCTGACGCCGCAGGCCGTCTCCAAGGTCATCGCTCGCCTGACCGTCGACGGCCTGATCCGTCCGACCGGCGTCCGCCGCGCCGGCGTCGGCAAGCCCGCGGTCGTCTACGAACTCGTCCCCCACAGCCGGTACGCGATCGGCGCCCACGTCGCCCGGCGCACGCTGCGGCTGGTCCTGGTCGATCTCGCCGGCACCGTGCAGTACTCGGCGGTCAGCCCGTTGCCCAGCGACTTCACCCCGCAGCAACTTCTCGACGCCCTGGCATCCGGCATCAAGGCGATGACCGGCGTCAACGACCTCGGGGGCCGACTCACCGGCGTGGGCATCGGCATGATCGGCCCGCTGGACCACGCCCACGGCCTGGTCCGCGGCGCCCACGGTCTACGCCACTGGCACGACGTGCCGCTGCGCGAGATCGCCGAGAAACACCTGGGCCTGCCCGTCCACCTCGACAAGGACGTCACCGCCGGAATCACGGCCGAGGCCTGGCGACACGGCGCGACGTTCGGCGACGCGGCTCTCATCATGATCGAGTCCGGCATCGGCGGCGGCTTCTGGCTGGGCGGCACAGCCCACCGGGGCGCGCACACCAACGCGGGAGAATTCGGCCACACGGTCGTCGACCTGGACGGGCCCCGCTGCGTCTGCGGCCGTCACGGATGTCTGGAGATCGTGCACAACCACGCCACTGCGGCCGGAGACGTCGCACGCGCCGCACGGGTCGTGGCAGTGGGCGTCGTCAACCTGCTCCAGACACTCGACCTCGCCCACGTGGTGCTGGCGGGCGCGGATCTCCTACGGCACCCGGACGCCTATCTGGCGGCAGTCGCCGACGCTGTTCAGGCGGACGCGCGACGCACGGACTGGCTCACCACGAAGGTGACCCTGTCCAGCTTGGGTGCCGACGTCATCGCCGCGGGCGCCGCCATGCAGGTCCTCGACCAGCACTACGGCATCCCGGAGCTTGCCCCGATCTGA
- a CDS encoding TetR/AcrR family transcriptional regulator → MARTRDHGDRVAGTPRRADAERNIATIITAATECFARDPDASMTAIAKAAGLGRVTLYAHFPSREQLLRTVLAETIAESAGIIEAASPDEGPPAEVFAQLIRSCWPLLSRFGSLHAAVQRALPADEVRRRHDQPLAHVERLVARGQAEGAFRTDLPVEWLVTTVYTLLHAAADEAAAGRLATDSVGEILEKTLLAMLRPE, encoded by the coding sequence ATGGCGCGCACCAGAGACCACGGAGACCGAGTGGCCGGGACGCCCAGAAGGGCCGACGCGGAACGCAACATCGCGACGATCATCACCGCCGCCACCGAGTGTTTCGCCCGTGACCCGGATGCCAGCATGACCGCCATCGCCAAGGCGGCCGGTCTGGGCCGGGTCACCCTGTACGCGCATTTCCCGTCCAGGGAGCAACTACTGAGGACGGTGCTCGCCGAGACGATCGCCGAGAGCGCCGGCATCATCGAGGCCGCTTCACCTGACGAAGGGCCGCCGGCCGAGGTGTTCGCCCAGCTGATCCGATCCTGCTGGCCGCTGCTCAGCAGGTTCGGCAGCCTGCACGCCGCCGTGCAGCGTGCCCTGCCCGCCGACGAAGTGCGCCGCCGCCATGACCAGCCGTTGGCCCATGTCGAGCGGCTCGTCGCCCGTGGCCAGGCGGAGGGTGCCTTCCGTACGGACCTGCCGGTCGAGTGGCTGGTCACGACCGTCTACACACTGCTGCACGCGGCCGCCGACGAGGCCGCCGCCGGGCGACTGGCCACAGATTCCGTCGGCGAGATCCTCGAGAAGACCCTGTTGGCCATGCTCAGGCCCGAGTAA
- a CDS encoding FAD-dependent oxidoreductase has translation MSLSPSRIFAELNAVRPPALPSPIMGTAIVVGGSVAGLLAARVLSDYADSVVIIDRDDPQVTGARRGVPQGTQLHALLPGGFFQLERLFPGFRDQAVARGAVEAPPTARRNYLDGRPRVVVPDDADTLAGSRPLLEGLIRQQVLRLPNVKTVTARATGLVFDGTAVSGVRYDVGGVPGVESGDLTVDAMGRSSKLSAWLEQADWDRPVTRRMSVHLNYATAQFRRPAATPASTVVLALHTAKTASDVAGAAFFAIEDGRWMAMMAGYGDNRPGHTAEDFVRRLREQFPPEFGDVAGQEMLGDVQTYHHADSRRRDFHALKRFPAGLVSVGDAVASFNPVYGQGMTAAGLHAACLSTYLRSGPDLTQPAHQYLALQKVVVDAAWSTSTSADLALPHVDGPYPRGYRITSWASRQIIAATVTDLPTARRFNEVVSMRAHPLSLARPGVLLGAVRANRRAR, from the coding sequence ATGTCCCTCTCCCCATCCCGGATCTTCGCCGAGCTGAACGCGGTGCGCCCTCCCGCGCTGCCGTCGCCGATCATGGGCACGGCGATCGTGGTCGGCGGCAGCGTCGCCGGTTTGCTGGCCGCCCGCGTGCTGTCCGACTACGCCGACAGCGTCGTCATCATCGACCGGGACGACCCGCAGGTGACCGGCGCGCGTCGAGGCGTACCCCAGGGGACGCAGCTGCACGCGCTGCTGCCCGGCGGCTTCTTCCAACTGGAGCGCCTGTTCCCGGGTTTCCGCGACCAGGCCGTGGCCCGTGGGGCGGTCGAGGCGCCACCCACGGCCAGGCGGAACTACCTCGACGGTCGGCCGAGGGTCGTCGTCCCCGACGACGCCGACACCCTGGCGGGCAGCCGACCCCTCCTGGAGGGCCTGATCCGCCAGCAGGTGCTCCGCCTGCCGAACGTCAAGACGGTCACCGCCCGTGCCACCGGCCTCGTGTTCGACGGCACCGCGGTCAGCGGCGTCCGTTACGACGTCGGTGGGGTGCCCGGCGTCGAGAGTGGTGACCTGACGGTGGACGCCATGGGGCGTTCGAGCAAACTGTCGGCCTGGCTGGAGCAGGCCGACTGGGACCGGCCCGTCACGCGACGGATGAGCGTGCACCTGAACTACGCGACCGCCCAGTTCCGACGCCCAGCGGCGACGCCGGCCTCGACGGTCGTCCTGGCGCTGCACACCGCGAAGACCGCCTCGGACGTGGCCGGCGCCGCGTTCTTCGCCATCGAGGATGGTCGGTGGATGGCCATGATGGCCGGATACGGCGACAACCGCCCCGGCCACACCGCAGAGGATTTCGTCCGCCGACTACGGGAGCAGTTTCCACCCGAGTTCGGCGATGTCGCCGGCCAGGAGATGCTCGGCGACGTCCAGACCTACCACCATGCCGACAGTCGACGACGGGACTTCCACGCGCTGAAGCGGTTTCCGGCCGGGCTCGTCAGCGTCGGCGACGCCGTCGCGTCCTTCAACCCGGTGTACGGCCAGGGAATGACGGCGGCGGGCCTGCACGCGGCCTGCCTGTCGACGTACCTGCGGTCCGGCCCGGATCTGACCCAGCCCGCGCACCAGTACCTGGCCCTGCAGAAAGTCGTGGTCGACGCCGCATGGTCGACGTCGACCTCCGCCGACCTGGCGCTACCCCACGTCGACGGGCCCTACCCGCGCGGCTACCGGATCACGAGCTGGGCCAGCAGGCAGATCATCGCCGCGACCGTCACGGACCTGCCGACCGCGCGACGGTTCAACGAGGTCGTCTCCATGCGGGCGCACCCACTGTCCCTGGCCAGGCCGGGGGTGCTCCTCGGCGCCGTGCGGGCCAACCGCCGCGCACGCTGA
- a CDS encoding serine hydrolase domain-containing protein: MPVARRTLLGAGLAAAASALTGCGDDGAPGPGAAGPGDAVTTTDAAGNRVGFGSAGNTSPPSGAPSTTASPNGGVAPAGQARYAPGVTALLRKQLPATPQTVTHKGFPGAVAVVLVDGKTTVHTAVGEALRYGAGPKLLPASKRVAMRPDSIFDLASVTKVYTAVLLLQQVDKGRVELGALVRDYLPTFTGAGKERITVEMLLTHTSGLPVGAKVTGLADNAARWNAVLTTGLISGAVPGDTFRYSSVGLMVAGKIVEKVTGQRLDQALKSNLTGPLGLSDTGFNPNTWLSSNAKASRLVATDARSSRGLLRGTVHDDVANHLGGIAGHAGVFATATDLATIGQMLLNGGIHQGKRILAAATVRQMLTNHNAGKPAVDPERPNRTAAHGLGVVLNQTWFMGRLASSRTFGHTGFAGPSLLVDPNRKLVLALLTNRAHPNWSWSNPDPVRAAVGDLLAKEVG, encoded by the coding sequence ATGCCCGTTGCGCGTCGTACTCTGCTCGGGGCCGGCCTGGCCGCCGCGGCCTCCGCCCTCACCGGCTGCGGTGACGACGGCGCGCCGGGGCCCGGTGCGGCCGGCCCCGGCGACGCGGTGACCACGACCGACGCCGCCGGGAACCGGGTGGGGTTCGGCTCGGCCGGGAACACCAGCCCGCCCTCCGGCGCGCCGAGCACCACCGCGTCCCCGAACGGCGGTGTCGCGCCGGCTGGCCAGGCGCGCTACGCGCCGGGGGTGACCGCGCTGCTCCGCAAGCAACTGCCCGCCACACCCCAGACCGTTACGCACAAGGGCTTCCCGGGTGCCGTCGCTGTCGTCCTGGTTGACGGGAAGACGACGGTGCACACCGCGGTCGGGGAGGCGCTGCGCTACGGCGCGGGGCCGAAGCTCCTCCCGGCGAGCAAGCGAGTTGCGATGCGCCCCGACTCCATCTTCGACCTCGCCTCGGTCACGAAGGTCTACACGGCCGTCCTGCTGCTGCAGCAGGTCGACAAAGGGCGTGTCGAGCTGGGTGCCCTGGTCCGCGATTACCTTCCCACCTTCACCGGGGCGGGCAAGGAGCGGATCACCGTCGAGATGCTGCTCACCCACACCAGCGGCCTCCCCGTCGGCGCCAAGGTCACCGGCCTCGCCGACAACGCGGCACGCTGGAACGCCGTGCTCACCACCGGGCTGATCTCCGGCGCCGTGCCCGGGGACACGTTCCGCTATTCCAGCGTGGGGCTGATGGTCGCCGGCAAGATCGTCGAGAAGGTCACCGGTCAGCGGCTCGACCAGGCGCTCAAGAGCAACCTCACCGGCCCGCTCGGCCTGAGCGACACCGGCTTCAACCCCAACACCTGGCTGTCGAGCAACGCGAAGGCCAGCCGCCTCGTCGCCACCGACGCCCGCTCGTCTCGGGGCCTGCTGCGTGGCACCGTCCACGACGACGTCGCCAACCACCTCGGCGGCATCGCCGGTCACGCCGGAGTCTTCGCGACCGCCACCGATCTCGCCACCATCGGGCAGATGCTCCTCAACGGGGGGATTCACCAGGGCAAGCGGATCCTCGCCGCGGCGACCGTGCGCCAGATGCTGACCAACCACAACGCCGGCAAGCCCGCCGTCGACCCCGAGCGGCCCAACCGGACCGCCGCGCACGGCCTCGGGGTTGTCCTCAACCAGACCTGGTTCATGGGCAGGCTCGCTTCGAGTCGGACCTTCGGCCACACCGGCTTCGCCGGCCCCTCGCTGCTGGTCGACCCCAACCGCAAACTCGTCCTCGCCCTGCTCACCAACCGAGCGCACCCGAACTGGAGTTGGTCGAACCCCGATCCGGTCCGCGCCGCCGTCGGGGACCTGCTCGCCAAAGAGGTCGGCTGA